Proteins found in one Mycobacterium branderi genomic segment:
- a CDS encoding PPE domain-containing protein, protein MKVDPSGLVSAAQRITAALADLAGGDPVHPPLGADPASVGGAARLSAAGSTLAAALAQQAAGLAATAEQLQTVATGFAATDEANAAKISSLNPLGGTPQVTGWAPPSVPPPPDVRPPLGPPPTLPGEAIAAAVHSGDPNVGEPFITTWARVAAAAEEAAGVVRTIAAHLPATWDSPISTPVVRAHLMRYAAALDTSAARANTLVEQANRHVEQAVQARSDIPTPQTFTAVNNQLRVLGVANAQSGGAYAVRLAELNARKAELDARAAQGYGAYHMATDATTAGDADPADGSAGDAGSDPAGADPDLAGADAPGAAVPPEAAGELAGQLPGMLPSVLGAAGGLVGGALATVGRVPAALMQAGSQAASAATQGLSGLSSPKPHDGSGDPGKGQPVGDVPGEAGEGDTGGADTTPAAGGPTSPLLPVMPSTGGSPTPPTVPPGGPPDPAQPAGAASGVVPMGMPLGGMMPGGRGTGAKDGPTRPKTLVVPPTPHTESVTGKMSPDRIAVSTTSPKPPDPPGDDQAPRGPAPIVRRITTARPRDEE, encoded by the coding sequence ATGAAAGTCGATCCGTCGGGGCTGGTGTCGGCCGCGCAGCGGATCACCGCGGCCCTGGCCGACCTCGCCGGCGGTGACCCGGTGCATCCGCCGCTGGGCGCCGACCCCGCCTCCGTCGGTGGCGCCGCCCGGTTGTCGGCCGCGGGCTCGACACTGGCGGCCGCGCTCGCGCAGCAAGCGGCCGGCCTGGCCGCCACCGCCGAGCAACTCCAAACCGTGGCAACGGGATTCGCCGCCACCGACGAAGCCAACGCGGCGAAAATCTCCTCCCTCAACCCGCTCGGCGGCACACCGCAGGTCACGGGCTGGGCGCCGCCCTCGGTGCCGCCCCCGCCGGATGTCCGCCCGCCGCTGGGGCCGCCGCCGACGCTGCCGGGGGAGGCGATCGCGGCCGCGGTGCACTCCGGGGATCCGAATGTGGGCGAGCCGTTCATCACCACATGGGCGCGGGTCGCGGCCGCCGCCGAGGAGGCCGCCGGGGTGGTGCGCACGATCGCCGCCCACCTGCCGGCCACCTGGGACAGCCCGATATCGACACCGGTCGTGCGGGCCCACCTGATGCGCTATGCCGCTGCGCTGGACACGTCGGCGGCCCGGGCCAACACGCTGGTCGAACAAGCCAACCGCCACGTCGAGCAGGCGGTGCAGGCCCGCTCCGACATCCCCACGCCGCAGACATTTACCGCCGTCAACAACCAGTTGCGGGTGCTGGGGGTGGCCAACGCCCAGTCCGGGGGCGCCTACGCGGTCCGGTTGGCGGAGTTGAACGCCCGCAAGGCCGAGCTGGATGCGCGGGCGGCGCAGGGCTACGGCGCCTATCACATGGCCACCGATGCCACCACCGCCGGCGATGCCGACCCAGCGGATGGGTCCGCCGGCGATGCGGGCAGTGATCCGGCCGGAGCAGACCCTGACCTTGCCGGCGCCGATGCGCCGGGCGCGGCCGTGCCGCCGGAAGCGGCGGGCGAGCTCGCGGGTCAACTGCCGGGCATGCTTCCTTCGGTGCTCGGTGCTGCGGGCGGGCTGGTGGGCGGCGCGCTGGCGACGGTCGGCCGGGTTCCGGCGGCGCTCATGCAGGCCGGTTCGCAGGCGGCCAGCGCGGCCACCCAGGGGTTGTCGGGGTTGAGCTCGCCGAAGCCGCACGACGGCTCAGGTGACCCCGGGAAGGGACAGCCGGTCGGTGACGTGCCCGGCGAGGCCGGGGAGGGCGACACCGGCGGAGCTGACACGACCCCGGCGGCGGGTGGGCCGACGTCGCCGCTTTTACCGGTCATGCCGTCGACCGGCGGGTCGCCCACCCCGCCGACCGTCCCGCCGGGCGGACCGCCCGACCCGGCGCAGCCGGCGGGCGCGGCGTCAGGGGTCGTGCCGATGGGCATGCCACTGGGCGGCATGATGCCCGGCGGGCGTGGCACCGGCGCCAAAGACGGGCCGACACGGCCGAAGACGCTTGTGGTGCCCCCCACCCCGCATACCGAGTCGGTGACCGGCAAGATGAGCCCCGACCGCATCGCGGTGTCGACGACCTCACCCAAGCCGCCCGATCCGCCGGGCGACGATCAGGCCCCGCGCGGGCCGGCCCCCATCGTCCGCCGCATCACCACAGCGCGGCCCAGGGACGAGGAATGA
- a CDS encoding YbaB/EbfC family nucleoid-associated protein, with product MTSDFGFDDLDDSDKVKFCEAELSATLGKLDDMIARLAALRTEVEDPDGLVRFTLGEDGRLLSLFIDDSVGTRLTNLALEKKLNDLFEAGNRAMRLSRREFWENIGDFVDDGPET from the coding sequence ATGACAAGCGATTTCGGGTTCGACGACCTCGATGACAGCGACAAAGTCAAATTCTGCGAGGCCGAGCTCTCCGCCACACTGGGAAAACTCGACGACATGATCGCGCGGCTGGCAGCGCTGCGAACAGAGGTCGAAGACCCCGACGGCCTGGTGCGATTCACCCTCGGCGAGGACGGGCGGCTGCTGAGCCTGTTCATCGACGACTCGGTCGGCACGAGGCTGACCAACCTCGCACTGGAGAAGAAACTCAACGACCTCTTCGAGGCAGGCAACCGGGCCATGCGCCTGTCGCGCCGCGAATTCTGGGAAAACATAGGCGATTTCGTTGACGATGGACCTGAAACCTGA
- a CDS encoding LppA family lipoprotein: protein MMRPHRGPRAVTIGRRIVALAVIGVFTVLMGGCAMFDKIGNMHRELDNPHQSQTLHGEQEIQLIDSMRAKGSYEAARERLTDTARVIGERVSDAVPGQTWTFDDDPYAQEAYRDGSLCEKLDADVARRPEAKRVGFGATFSAEGFRTAAAIVREEAAKYGATDESSLFDEPAKREYRVQGKGYEFRFMQMKFAALFITGDCFLLQKVIDSPPGQLPPGSTTAPPIPPGR from the coding sequence CTGATGAGACCACACCGAGGCCCGCGAGCCGTCACGATCGGTCGGCGTATCGTCGCGCTGGCGGTGATCGGGGTGTTCACCGTATTGATGGGTGGCTGCGCCATGTTCGACAAAATCGGAAACATGCACCGGGAATTGGACAACCCGCATCAATCGCAGACTCTGCACGGCGAGCAGGAGATCCAGCTCATCGACAGCATGCGCGCCAAGGGGTCCTATGAGGCCGCGCGCGAGCGCCTCACCGACACTGCCCGGGTGATCGGCGAGCGGGTCAGCGACGCCGTGCCGGGCCAAACCTGGACATTCGACGATGATCCCTACGCGCAGGAGGCCTACCGGGATGGGTCGCTGTGCGAGAAGCTCGACGCCGATGTCGCGCGGCGACCGGAGGCCAAACGGGTGGGATTCGGGGCCACCTTCTCGGCGGAGGGTTTCCGCACCGCGGCGGCCATTGTGCGCGAAGAGGCCGCCAAATACGGTGCGACCGACGAGTCTTCGCTGTTCGACGAGCCGGCTAAACGCGAATACCGGGTGCAGGGCAAGGGCTATGAGTTCCGGTTCATGCAGATGAAATTCGCGGCGCTGTTCATCACCGGCGACTGTTTTTTGCTGCAGAAGGTGATTGATTCGCCACCCGGGCAACTGCCGCCCGGCTCGACCACCGCGCCGCCGATACCGCCGGGCCGCTGA
- a CDS encoding LemA family protein, with protein MVVAVIVIVVVLALLVVLLVSLYNSLVRARNGYKNAFAQIDVQLTRRHDLIPNLVETVRAYLAHERGTLEAVIQARNSAISAQAAASASPGDPRAMGQLAATEGALTGALGRLFALSEAYPDLKANQNMMQLSEELTSTENRVAFARQAYNDAVMSYNNKREVFPAAMVAGMFGFTPAAPLEAAGPEAREVPRIQF; from the coding sequence GTGGTCGTCGCCGTAATCGTCATCGTCGTAGTGCTGGCACTCCTCGTGGTATTGCTGGTGAGCCTGTACAACTCGCTCGTCCGTGCGCGCAACGGCTACAAGAATGCTTTCGCGCAGATCGACGTCCAGCTGACCCGCCGGCACGACCTGATCCCCAACCTGGTCGAAACCGTCAGGGCCTATCTGGCCCATGAGCGCGGCACCCTCGAAGCGGTCATCCAGGCGCGCAACTCCGCCATCAGCGCACAGGCCGCAGCCAGCGCCAGCCCCGGCGACCCGCGCGCAATGGGACAGTTGGCGGCCACCGAAGGTGCCCTGACCGGGGCGCTGGGAAGGCTGTTTGCGCTCAGCGAGGCGTACCCGGACCTCAAGGCCAACCAGAACATGATGCAGCTCTCCGAGGAGCTGACCTCCACCGAGAACCGCGTTGCTTTTGCCCGCCAGGCCTACAACGACGCGGTGATGTCCTACAACAACAAGCGCGAAGTATTCCCGGCCGCAATGGTTGCGGGAATGTTCGGCTTCACCCCTGCGGCCCCGCTGGAGGCGGCGGGCCCGGAGGCGCGTGAAGTGCCGCGTATTCAGTTCTGA
- a CDS encoding PAS domain S-box protein: MLRELPALVILERMPIPLLAIGPDGAILFANPAFAAMLGHTQQTIVHLTFQSIFRNLPLDEPVVTMRAYADELVELAHRDGSIVHARMSKSAMIRADDTVALAAFHDLTEQLWHDEKR; the protein is encoded by the coding sequence ATGCTCCGCGAATTACCCGCCCTGGTGATACTTGAGCGGATGCCCATTCCGCTGCTGGCCATCGGCCCGGACGGCGCAATCTTGTTCGCCAATCCGGCGTTTGCCGCCATGTTGGGTCACACCCAACAAACGATTGTCCACCTCACGTTCCAGAGCATTTTCCGCAATCTCCCCCTTGATGAGCCGGTAGTGACGATGCGTGCTTACGCAGATGAGCTTGTCGAGCTGGCACACCGTGACGGCTCCATCGTGCACGCTCGCATGAGCAAGTCGGCAATGATTCGCGCCGACGACACCGTCGCGCTGGCGGCTTTTCACGACCTGACCGAGCAGTTGTGGCACGACGAGAAGCGCTAA
- a CDS encoding sensor domain-containing protein, which translates to MTTANRHRRKVFGRAAATASAAVLIGGCAASVPGTPRAGQTASPTSSATSAPPHSSLNAILPDADELKRLLGYRPPDYAPPPVGGVEQLGLQDQLGEWTERQCLGVVLPALKSVYTGAPVRGVVGVWQGDMQYGAVQLASSADAQALFGRFADQWQQCRGKTVEHHVGGDTITDEITDVDATDTLLTADVTTTSPPNPPVPEQRALALAGSCVIDVGVTGDQRAGNYLAGEKLGVSIAKLMQSKAPNAKC; encoded by the coding sequence GTGACGACCGCTAACCGCCACCGCCGCAAGGTATTTGGGCGGGCGGCGGCAACCGCGTCGGCTGCCGTTCTGATCGGGGGCTGCGCGGCCAGCGTTCCGGGAACGCCCCGGGCCGGCCAGACGGCGTCGCCGACCAGCTCGGCCACCAGTGCGCCGCCACACTCCTCGCTGAACGCGATTCTTCCGGATGCCGATGAGCTCAAGCGCCTGCTCGGGTATCGCCCGCCCGACTACGCACCGCCGCCGGTCGGCGGCGTCGAGCAACTGGGCTTGCAGGATCAGTTGGGCGAGTGGACCGAGCGGCAATGCCTGGGCGTCGTGTTGCCGGCGCTGAAATCGGTGTACACCGGCGCGCCGGTGCGCGGCGTCGTCGGTGTATGGCAGGGCGACATGCAGTACGGGGCGGTGCAGCTTGCCTCAAGCGCCGACGCGCAAGCCTTGTTCGGCAGATTCGCCGACCAATGGCAGCAGTGCCGCGGCAAAACCGTGGAGCACCACGTAGGCGGCGACACCATCACCGACGAGATCACGGACGTGGACGCCACCGACACCTTGCTGACTGCCGACGTCACCACCACCTCGCCGCCGAACCCGCCGGTGCCGGAGCAGCGGGCCCTGGCACTGGCCGGCAGCTGCGTCATCGACGTCGGTGTGACGGGTGATCAAAGGGCAGGCAATTACCTGGCCGGAGAGAAACTGGGTGTGAGCATTGCCAAATTGATGCAGTCCAAAGCGCCCAACGCGAAATGCTAA
- a CDS encoding type VII secretion target — protein sequence MSEPIQISPQVLREVADQHDDVAEMITQARLAGEVIHAAVSTYGAIMHQVKAAVSDLLAQREQALLEHGETHRAAAAALRREATNYATADEINAERLRF from the coding sequence ATGAGCGAGCCGATCCAGATCAGCCCCCAGGTGCTGCGGGAGGTCGCCGACCAGCACGACGACGTCGCCGAGATGATCACCCAGGCCCGGCTGGCCGGCGAGGTCATCCACGCCGCGGTCAGCACCTACGGGGCGATCATGCACCAGGTCAAGGCCGCGGTGTCCGATCTGCTGGCGCAACGCGAGCAAGCGCTGCTCGAGCACGGCGAAACCCACCGTGCCGCGGCGGCGGCGCTCCGCCGGGAGGCCACCAACTACGCCACCGCGGATGAGATCAACGCCGAGCGGCTGCGGTTTTGA
- a CDS encoding M48 family metallopeptidase, which yields MDFFERQRQVRAASKRLVFLFVLAVLGITAMVNVAVIGATTLREPATPAQLIAESVLVSGAVLLMIAAVSTVKTLMLRQGGGVKVAESLGAIRVPDMPTDPRLKRYRNVVEEIAIASSTPVPVLYYLPDESGINAFAAGYTPADAAVCVTGGSLERLNRDELQGVIAHEFSHIVNGDMRLSLKLIGVLAGITALSVIGRMLWYSGGGRGRDRGNSLPLWALGLVVLAAGWIGVFFGRLIKAAVSRQREYLADASAVQFTRQTSGLAGALKKIGGLEAGSRLHTPKAENVSHMLFGEGMKLSALYATHPPLIDRIRALEPGFTPTNLEELRHRWSYQPPDGLAEDSRLGFAEARGPHVAPRRFDPREYTAAVGNPSVASYQAGVRMREAIPPEVARRAHDPAAAVPLIYGLVFDRKQNIRQIQHGIVARCHGPQIADEAWRCGAELARLDPSLRLPVASIAFPALRALPEPPKRLMMSVLGQLINADGQIEVFEYCLGTLVFVGLNETLTSAAPWKSRRQTLTSAQNAICCLLAVLAQAGNSDPRQAAAAFQAGIRVAYPQARIPFLPVDGVLALEQVWPVIDGLEGTDKATVVAAVMTTVTADRVVTVEESELARTVCAVLHCPVPPAL from the coding sequence ATGGATTTCTTCGAGCGCCAGCGCCAGGTACGTGCGGCGTCGAAAAGGCTCGTGTTCCTTTTCGTTTTGGCGGTACTCGGCATCACCGCGATGGTGAACGTCGCCGTCATCGGCGCAACAACGTTGCGCGAACCGGCCACACCGGCGCAGTTGATCGCGGAATCGGTGCTCGTCAGCGGCGCGGTGCTGCTGATGATCGCCGCGGTGTCGACCGTCAAGACGCTGATGCTGCGCCAGGGCGGCGGTGTCAAGGTCGCCGAGAGTCTCGGCGCGATCCGGGTACCGGATATGCCGACAGACCCGCGGCTCAAGCGGTACCGCAACGTCGTCGAAGAGATCGCCATCGCATCGAGCACCCCGGTGCCGGTGCTGTACTACCTGCCCGACGAGAGCGGCATCAACGCGTTCGCAGCCGGGTACACCCCGGCCGACGCGGCCGTGTGCGTCACCGGCGGCTCCCTCGAGCGGCTCAACCGCGACGAACTGCAGGGCGTGATCGCCCACGAGTTCAGCCACATCGTCAATGGCGATATGCGGTTGAGCCTCAAGCTGATCGGCGTGCTGGCCGGGATCACGGCATTGTCGGTCATCGGCCGGATGCTGTGGTACTCGGGTGGTGGACGCGGTCGCGACCGCGGCAACAGCCTGCCGTTGTGGGCCCTGGGGCTGGTTGTTTTGGCGGCGGGCTGGATCGGGGTCTTCTTCGGGCGGTTGATCAAGGCAGCGGTCTCCCGGCAGCGGGAGTATCTCGCGGATGCGTCGGCCGTGCAATTTACCCGGCAGACGAGCGGGCTGGCCGGCGCACTGAAGAAGATCGGCGGCCTCGAGGCGGGCTCTCGGCTGCATACCCCCAAGGCCGAAAACGTCAGCCACATGCTCTTCGGCGAAGGCATGAAATTGTCTGCGCTGTATGCCACTCACCCGCCGCTGATCGATCGCATCCGGGCGCTCGAACCCGGTTTCACACCCACCAATCTCGAGGAGCTGCGGCACCGCTGGTCCTATCAGCCGCCGGACGGTTTGGCCGAAGATTCCCGGTTGGGTTTTGCCGAAGCTCGAGGGCCACACGTCGCCCCGCGCCGCTTCGATCCACGCGAATACACCGCGGCTGTTGGCAATCCGAGTGTCGCTTCGTATCAGGCCGGGGTGCGGATGCGCGAAGCGATCCCGCCTGAGGTGGCCCGTCGTGCCCACGATCCCGCCGCCGCGGTACCGCTGATCTATGGTCTCGTTTTCGACCGCAAGCAGAACATCCGGCAAATCCAGCACGGAATCGTCGCCCGGTGTCACGGCCCGCAAATCGCAGATGAGGCGTGGCGGTGCGGCGCGGAGCTCGCGCGCCTCGACCCGAGTTTGCGTTTGCCCGTAGCATCTATCGCATTTCCCGCGCTGCGTGCCCTGCCCGAGCCGCCAAAGCGGCTGATGATGTCGGTTCTCGGCCAGCTGATCAACGCCGACGGTCAGATCGAGGTGTTCGAATATTGCCTTGGCACACTCGTTTTCGTCGGCCTGAACGAGACACTGACCTCGGCGGCGCCGTGGAAAAGCCGACGCCAGACCCTTACCAGCGCCCAAAATGCCATCTGCTGCCTTCTTGCGGTGCTGGCGCAAGCGGGTAACAGTGATCCCCGGCAAGCGGCTGCGGCATTCCAGGCGGGCATCCGCGTGGCCTACCCGCAGGCGCGGATCCCGTTCCTGCCAGTCGATGGCGTATTGGCGCTCGAGCAGGTGTGGCCGGTGATCGACGGGCTGGAGGGCACCGACAAGGCCACTGTTGTCGCGGCTGTGATGACCACGGTAACCGCCGACAGAGTTGTCACCGTCGAAGAGTCGGAGCTGGCCCGAACCGTGTGCGCTGTGCTGCACTGTCCCGTGCCACCTGCGCTCTAA
- a CDS encoding putative alpha/beta hydrolase, producing the protein MSKAEGPPSLRYLSVGELVAGAGGDPWQVNASLQSGDPGQIASLAEAFYLAGVCTEQTDDQFTSAKLRFQHAWNHEQPEHPINDSREVQRATDQMHLQKTQLSAVGADMEQIAASLAEAQAVAAPVITGLNTALTSIDNQIGVAIANHANQANIDSLRNSAVATTRQALGELQSIREGYESTLTDAMTRMRGLDGYDPMILQGYDADGKPTVGDQTLQAADRYNSTRRAADEALVNSGGPMTPEKQQALARLRDLATVNDPKASPQARFLAGERLDDFNKAGLNGPWSAAQRDPVLGTDPASRARTRLELQSKLEQGLLGGGPMTPDQATAMLDQSEEQARVMVTQKAIGALERQGMSPQGAIAAVDGLSRGISWEDLTKMGQKGIGPVGAGLEGAAKSLPTGAHDWVRFSEGDVRALETIGKRVSRAGDALEVWTALQEWSNGAPAGKTFGGAGGSIAGGLGGGWVGGAALGSFAGPEGALLGGILFAAAGSAGGKWVGEHVGELIDELAH; encoded by the coding sequence GTGTCGAAGGCAGAAGGCCCCCCGTCGCTGCGATACCTCAGTGTCGGGGAACTTGTCGCCGGCGCGGGCGGTGACCCGTGGCAGGTCAACGCGAGTTTGCAGAGCGGCGACCCCGGCCAGATCGCCAGTCTGGCGGAGGCTTTCTACCTGGCCGGGGTGTGCACCGAGCAAACCGATGACCAATTCACCTCGGCGAAGCTGCGCTTCCAGCATGCCTGGAATCACGAGCAGCCGGAGCACCCGATCAACGATTCCCGCGAAGTGCAGCGCGCCACCGACCAGATGCACCTACAGAAGACTCAGCTCTCCGCCGTCGGTGCCGACATGGAACAGATCGCGGCGTCGCTGGCCGAGGCGCAAGCCGTCGCCGCACCGGTGATCACCGGGTTGAACACCGCGCTGACCTCCATCGACAACCAGATCGGGGTGGCCATCGCCAACCACGCCAACCAGGCCAACATCGATTCGCTGCGCAACTCGGCCGTTGCGACCACCCGCCAGGCCTTGGGCGAGCTGCAGTCCATCCGCGAGGGCTACGAGAGCACGCTCACCGACGCGATGACGCGGATGCGGGGTCTGGACGGTTATGACCCGATGATTCTTCAGGGCTACGACGCCGACGGCAAACCCACCGTCGGTGACCAGACGCTGCAGGCCGCCGACCGGTACAACTCGACTCGGCGTGCCGCCGACGAGGCCCTGGTCAACAGCGGCGGCCCGATGACCCCCGAAAAGCAGCAGGCGCTGGCGCGGCTGCGCGACTTGGCCACGGTCAACGACCCGAAGGCCAGTCCGCAGGCGCGATTTCTGGCCGGTGAGCGCCTCGACGACTTCAACAAAGCCGGGCTCAACGGTCCCTGGTCGGCGGCGCAGCGCGATCCGGTGCTGGGTACCGATCCGGCTAGCCGCGCCCGTACCCGGCTGGAATTGCAGAGCAAACTCGAGCAGGGCCTGCTGGGTGGGGGCCCGATGACGCCGGATCAGGCGACGGCGATGCTGGACCAATCCGAGGAGCAGGCCCGTGTCATGGTCACGCAGAAGGCTATCGGTGCCCTGGAAAGGCAGGGTATGTCACCCCAGGGCGCGATCGCCGCAGTCGACGGTCTCTCACGCGGCATCAGCTGGGAGGACCTGACCAAGATGGGCCAAAAGGGCATCGGCCCCGTCGGGGCCGGCCTCGAAGGCGCGGCCAAGTCCTTGCCCACCGGTGCGCACGACTGGGTGCGGTTCAGCGAAGGTGACGTCCGGGCGCTGGAGACCATCGGCAAGCGGGTCAGCCGTGCCGGCGACGCACTCGAGGTGTGGACGGCGCTGCAGGAATGGAGCAACGGCGCGCCGGCCGGAAAAACCTTCGGTGGCGCCGGCGGTTCCATCGCGGGCGGCTTGGGCGGCGGCTGGGTCGGCGGTGCGGCACTTGGGTCATTCGCCGGGCCCGAAGGCGCGCTTCTCGGCGGCATCCTGTTTGCGGCAGCCGGCAGTGCCGGCGGAAAATGGGTTGGCGAGCACGTCGGCGAGCTGATCGATGAGCTGGCGCATTAA
- a CDS encoding GmrSD restriction endonuclease domain-containing protein, with protein MSGPFATVTEFGKKRPVLTAAAVIGALLLISGLAHTDHADSVSTASSTSRTTAYPSSTPAWTMPPEAVSASPPAPLSVASSPPAQPEFAVDAGSASAKLAALPIKGRAPKTGYERSLFGQPWSDDVTVPDGHNGCDTRNDILRRDLVEVELKPGSHGCTVLTGVLNDPYTGTTVEFHRGQGTSSQVQIDHVVALSDAWQKGAQQWDADKRRNFANDPANLQATTGAINEQKGDGDAATWLPPNKSYRCTYVSRIVDVKATYGLWVTQAEHDAIARILSNCGAPAAAPAPLPLAPPPPETSSEYVPPPPAPLPDAGSSVYYPNCKAARAAGATPIYAGQPGYRPGLDRDGDGVACE; from the coding sequence ATGAGCGGCCCCTTCGCCACTGTGACGGAATTCGGTAAGAAGCGGCCGGTTCTAACCGCCGCAGCCGTCATCGGCGCGCTGTTATTGATCAGCGGGCTGGCTCATACCGACCACGCGGATTCGGTGTCCACCGCGTCGTCCACGTCCCGCACGACGGCCTACCCTTCCTCGACACCCGCGTGGACGATGCCGCCGGAGGCGGTCTCTGCATCGCCTCCCGCGCCGTTATCGGTCGCGTCCAGCCCCCCGGCACAGCCAGAGTTCGCGGTTGACGCCGGGTCCGCATCGGCGAAGCTCGCCGCGCTGCCCATCAAGGGACGCGCGCCGAAAACCGGGTATGAGCGCAGCCTGTTCGGGCAGCCGTGGAGCGACGACGTGACGGTGCCCGACGGGCATAACGGCTGCGACACACGCAACGACATCCTGCGGCGTGACCTTGTCGAGGTCGAACTCAAACCCGGATCGCACGGATGCACCGTGCTCACCGGGGTACTAAACGATCCCTACACCGGTACCACGGTCGAGTTCCACCGCGGGCAGGGCACGTCCTCGCAGGTGCAGATCGACCATGTGGTCGCGTTGTCGGATGCGTGGCAGAAGGGGGCGCAGCAGTGGGACGCCGACAAACGCCGCAACTTCGCCAACGACCCGGCCAACCTGCAAGCCACCACCGGGGCCATCAACGAGCAGAAGGGTGACGGCGACGCCGCAACGTGGTTGCCGCCCAACAAGTCCTACCGGTGCACCTATGTTTCCCGCATCGTCGATGTGAAGGCCACCTATGGGCTGTGGGTGACGCAGGCCGAGCACGATGCGATCGCCCGGATCCTCAGCAATTGCGGAGCACCCGCCGCCGCCCCGGCGCCGCTCCCCTTGGCGCCACCGCCGCCGGAAACCAGTTCCGAATACGTTCCGCCGCCTCCTGCCCCGCTGCCCGATGCCGGATCGTCGGTCTACTACCCGAATTGCAAAGCAGCCCGGGCTGCCGGCGCGACGCCGATCTACGCCGGGCAGCCCGGATACCGGCCCGGGTTAGACCGCGACGGCGACGGCGTTGCCTGCGAATAG
- a CDS encoding DUF2563 family protein, with product MVEVDPELLHSGAKMTHGAAKHVASGADQLAGTSVPSGIFGDFPAAENFHARLTVHHQEHVALMRQHHAVLANVGDKAHAAATGFVRTDDENAASIRSVGRDAV from the coding sequence ATGGTAGAAGTCGATCCCGAACTGCTGCACTCCGGCGCCAAGATGACGCACGGGGCCGCCAAACATGTCGCGTCGGGGGCCGACCAGCTGGCCGGCACATCGGTTCCGTCCGGCATCTTCGGCGATTTCCCCGCCGCGGAAAATTTTCACGCACGGCTCACCGTGCACCACCAGGAGCACGTCGCGCTGATGCGCCAGCACCATGCGGTTCTGGCTAACGTCGGCGACAAGGCGCACGCGGCCGCCACCGGCTTCGTGCGCACCGACGACGAAAACGCGGCGTCGATCAGATCCGTCGGCCGCGACGCGGTGTAG
- a CDS encoding DUF2694 family protein, which yields MSTDPTVPLSEQSFTASTPDGSVFVRVAVRGHVLGVQLEPVVMRRPGHQIAERIMACADVAYLQGQVAVRSEWERANLSPESFEDMPTEQDLAAARERLRRL from the coding sequence TTGAGCACCGACCCCACCGTTCCGCTCAGCGAGCAGTCGTTCACCGCCTCCACCCCGGACGGATCGGTGTTCGTGCGGGTCGCCGTGCGCGGGCATGTGCTGGGGGTTCAGCTCGAGCCCGTGGTGATGCGCCGACCCGGCCATCAGATCGCCGAGCGGATCATGGCCTGCGCCGACGTCGCATACCTTCAAGGGCAAGTGGCGGTGCGATCCGAGTGGGAGCGCGCCAACCTCTCGCCGGAAAGCTTCGAGGACATGCCCACCGAGCAAGACCTGGCCGCAGCACGGGAACGATTGAGGCGGTTGTAA